The following are encoded together in the Tursiops truncatus isolate mTurTru1 chromosome 10, mTurTru1.mat.Y, whole genome shotgun sequence genome:
- the LOC117313829 gene encoding complement C4-A-like isoform X1, with protein MRLLWGLIWASGFFALSLQKPRLLLFSPSVVHLGVPLSVGVQLQDAPSGQVVSGSVFLRNPSTTRHELCSPKVDFSLSSDKDFILLSLPTSLKGAEDCRLHLLHRAPEVQLVAQSPWLTNRQTDRQGVNLLFSSRRGHLFLQTDQPVYNPGQRVRYRIFALDQKMRPSTDTLTVTVENSRGLRVRKKEVYVPSSIFQDDFVIPDISEPGTWKISARFSDSLDSNSSTQFEVKKYVLPNFEVKIIPEKPYILATPGFLSEIQVVIQARYIYGKPVQGVAYVRFGLLGEDGKKTFLRGLENQTKLVDGQCRISLPKAEFQGVLEKLNININDLPGLHLYVAAAIIESPGGELEEAELTSWRFVSSPFSLDLSKTKRHLVPGAPFLLQALVRDMSGSPASGIPVKVSAKLSSGSTSKNRDFQQNTDESGQVVVPIIVPQTTSEVQLSVSAGSPYSAISKLTVKAPLSRRSGFLSIERLDSRPPKVRDTLNLNLRAVGISGSFSHFYYMIVSRGQIVSVHREPRRDLTSVSVFVDHHLAPSFHVVAFYYHGGVPVANSLRVDVQARGCEGKLELNVDGSKEYRPGDTVKLNLRTDSPALVALGAVDMALYAVGGKSHKPLDMVKVFEAMNSYDLGCGPGGGDSALQTFEAAGLAFSDGDQLTPVRKSLRCPKETKVRKKRNVNFQKEIHEKLGQYASPIAKRCCQDGLTRLPMARTCEQRVARVQQPACRGPFLSCCQFAEGLRKKARARGQVGLARAKELLQEEDLIDEDDIPVRSFFPENWLWKVEAVDHSSQLRQLLPDSLTTWEIHGVSLSKSTGLCVATPAQLRVFREFHMHLRLPVSVRRFEQLELRPVLYNYLDTDMTVSVHVSPVEGLCLAGGGGLAQQVLVPAGSARPIGFSVVPIAAAAVSLKVVARGSLDFPVGDAVSKVLQIEKEGAIQREEIVYELNPLDPRGRTLEIPGISDPNIIPDGDFRSSVRVTASDPLDTLGSEGALSPGGMAALLRLPQGCGEQTMVLLAPTLAASRYLDKTEQWSMLPPEMKDHAVDLIQKGYTRIQEFRKPDGSYGAWLKRDSSTWLTAFVLKILSLAQEQVGGSPEKLQETAEWLLLQQLADGSFHDPHPVIHRDMQGGLVGNDETVALTAFVVIALHHGLAVFPDKNSEQLKRVEDSISRANTFLGAKVGSGLLGSHAAAITAYALSLTEAPEDLRDVAHNNLMAMAQETGDNLYWGSVPSSQSNVLSPTVAPHSPADPVPQAPALWIETTAYGLLHLLLWEGKGELADQAASWLTRQGSFQGGFRSTQDTVMALDALSAYWIAAHTTEEKGLNVTLSSVGHSGLTSHVLQLTNHEVQGLEEELQFPLGSKINVKVGGNSKGTLKVLHTYNVMDVKNTTCQDLQIEVTVVGHVQYTMEANEDYEDYEYEDLPARDDPGAHSQLVTPLQLFDGRRSRRRREAPKVAEEQESRVQYTVCIWRNGKVGLSGMAIADITLLSGFHALRADLEKLTSLSDRYMSHFETEGPHVLLYFDSVPTSQECVGFGAVQDVAVGLVQPASAVLYDYYNPEHKCSVFYGAPTKSKLLSTLCSGDVCQCAEGKCPRQRRALEKGRQDMDGYRMKFACYFPRVDYGFQVKVLREDSRAAFRLFETSIIQVLHFTKDTKATAGQTRNFLVRASCRLHLEPGKKYLIMGLDGTTHDLKGDPQYLLDSNSWIEEMPSERLCQSTRQRAACAQLQSFVQEYGMQGCQV; from the exons ATGAGGCTCCTCTGGGGGCTGATCTGGGCATCTGGCTTCTTCGCCTTGTCTCTGCAGAAGCCCAG GTTGctcctgttttctccttctgtgGTTCACCTAGGGGTCCCCCTGTCAGTCGGTGTGCAGCTCCAGGATGCTCCTTCAGGACAGGTAGTGAGTGGATCAGTGTTCCTGAGAAACCCATCCACAACACGTCATGAGCTCTGCTCCCCAAAGGTGGATTTCAGCCTCAGCTCAGACAAAGACTTCATCCTCCTCAGCCTCCCG ACCTCCCTGAAAGGCGCGGAGGACTGTCGCCTCCATCTCCTCCACAGAGCCCCCGAGGTCCAGCTGGTGGCCCAGTCACCGTGGCtaacaaacagacagacagacaggcagggtGTCAACCTGTTATTCTCCTCTCGCCGGGGACACCTCTTTCTGCAGACTGACCAGCCCGTTTATAACCCTGGCCAGCGGG TTCGATACCGAATCTTTGCTCTGGATCAGAAGATGCGCCCGTCCACTGATACCCTCACGGTCACGGTGGAG AACTCTCGTGGCTTGCGTGTGCGGAAGAAGGAGGTGTATGTTCCCTCCTCCATCTTCCAGGATGACTTTGTGATCCCAGACATCTCAGA GCCAGGGACTTGGAAGATCTCAGCCCGATTCTCAGATAGCCTGGATTCCAACAGCAGCACCCAGTTTGAGGTGAAGAAATATG TCCTTCCCAACTTTGAGGTGAAGATCATTCCGGAAAAGCCCTACATCCTGGCAACACCTGGCTTTCTTAGTGAAATCCAAGTAGTCATCCAGGCCAG GTACATCTACGGGAAGCCAGTGCAGGGGGTGGCATATGTGCGCTTTGGGCTCCTGGGTGAGGACGGTAAAAAGACTTTCCTTCGGGGGCTGGAGAATCAGACCAAG CTGGTAGATGGCCAGTGCCGAATTTCCCTCCCAAAGGCTGAGTTTCAGGGTGTGCTGGAGAAacttaatattaatattaacgACCTCCCAGGGCTGCACCTCTATGTTGCAGCAGCGATCATTGAGTCTCCAG GAGGGGAGTTGGAGGAGGCAGAGCTCACATCCTGGCGTTTCGTGTCATCTCCCTTCTCCTTGGATCTAAGCAAAACCAAGCGACACCTTGTGCCTGGGGCCCCCTTCCTGCTGCAG GCCCTGGTCCGTGACATGTCAGGCTCACCAGCCTCTGGCATTCCTGTCAAAGTTTCTGCTAAGTTGTCTTCTGGATCTACTTCTAAAAACCGGGACTTTCAACAGAACACAGACGAGAGCGGCCAAGTCGTTGTTCCCATTATTGTCCCTCAGACCACCTCAGAAGTGCAGCTCTCG GTGTCTGCAGGCTCCCCCTATTCTGCCATAAGCAAGCTCACCGTGAAAGCCCCCCTGTCCAGAAGATCCGGGTTTCTGTCCATTGAGAGGCTGGATTCTCGACCCCCTAAAGTCAGGGACACTCTTAACCTAAACCTGCGAGCCGTGGGCATCAGTGGGAGCTTCTCTCACTTCTACTACATG ATCGTATCCCGGGGCCAGATCGTGTCTGTACATCGAGAGCCCAGGAGGGACCTGACCTCTGTCTCCGTGTTTGTGGACCATCACCTGGCACCCTCCTTCCACGTTGTGGCCTTCTACTATCATGGGGGCGTCCCCGTGGCCAACTCTCTGCGAGTGGACGTCCAGGCTAGGGGCTGTGAGGGCAAG cTGGAGCTGAACGTGGATGGTAGCAAGGAGTATCGTCCTGGGGACACTGTAAAACTCAACCTGCGAACAGATTCTCCAGCCCTGGTGGCCCTGGGAGCCGTGGACATGGCTCTGTATGCTGTGGGCGGCAAGTCCCACAAACCCCTCGACATGGTCAAG GTCTTCGAAGCTATGAACAGCTATGACCTTGGCTGtggtcctgggggtggggacagtgcCCTTCAGACATTCGAGGCAGCTGGTCTGGCCTTTTCTGATGGAGACCAACTGACCCCAGTCAGAAAGA GTCTAAGATGTCCCAAGGAGACAAAGGTTcggaaaaagagaaatgttaacTTCCAAAAGGAGATTCATGAGAAGC tgggccagtacgCTTCCCCCATAGCCAAGCGCTGCTGCCAGGACGGGCTGACGCGACTGCCCATGGCGCGCACCTGTGAGCAGCGGGTGGCCCGTGTGCAGCAGCCGGCCTGCCGGGGGCCCTTCCTGTCCTGCTGCCAGTTTGCTGAGGGCCTGCGCAAGAAGGCCCGGGCGAGGGGCCAGGTGGGCCTTGCTCGAG CCAAGGAGCTCCTGCAGGAGGAGGACCTGATCGATGAGGATGACATCCCTGTGCGCAGCTTCTTCCCTGAGAACTGGCTTTGGAAAGTGGAAGCAGTGGACCACTCCTCCCA ATTGAGACAGCTGCTCCCGGACTCTCTGACCACGTGGGAAATCCATGGCGTGAGCCTGTCCAAAAGCACAG GCTTGTGTGTGGCCACCCCGGCCCAGCTCCGAGTGTTCCGTGAATTCCACATGCACCTCCGCCTGCCCGTCTCCGTCCGCCGCTTTGAGCAGCTCGAGCTGCGGCCTGTCCTCTACAACTACCTGGATACAGATATGACC GTGAGCGTCCACGTGTCCCCAGTGGAGGGGCTGTGCCTGGCTGGGGGCGGAGGGCTTGCCCAGCAGGTGCTGGTCCCTGCGGGCTCTGCCCGGCCCATTGGCTTCTCTGTGGTGCCCATAGCGGCCGCTGCTGTGTCCCTGAAAGTGGTGGCTCGAGGATCCTTGGATTTCCCTGTGGGGGACGCAGTATCTAAGGTCCTACAAATTGAG AAGGAAGGGGCCATTCAGAGGGAGGAGATTGTCTATGAACTCAACCCCCTGG ACCCCCGAGGCCGGACCTTGGAAATTCCTGGCATCTCTGATCCCAATATTATCCCTGATGGAGATTTCAGGAGCTCTGTTAGAGTCACAG CCTCAGATCCATTGGACACTTTGGGCTCTGAGGGGGCCTTGTCACCGGGAGGCATGGCCGCCCTCCTGAGGCTTCCCCAGGGCTGCGGGGAACAAACCATGGTCCTCTTGGCTCCAACACTGGCTGCTTCCCGCTACCTGGACAAGACAGAGCAGTGGAGCATGCTGCCCCCCGAGATGAAGGACCACGCTGTGGATCTGATCCAGAAAG GCTACACGCGGATCCAGGAGTTTCGAAAACCAGATGGTTCCTATGGGGCCTGGTTGAAGCGGGACAGCAGCACCTG GCTCACGGCCTTTGTGCTGAAGATCCTGAGTTTGGCCCAGGAACAGGTGGGCGGCTCACCTGAAAAGCTGCAGGAGACGGCCGAGTGGCTGCTATTGCAGCAGCTGGCTGATGGGTCATTCCACGACCCCCATCCAGTTATTCACAGGGACATGCAG GGGGGCTTAGTGGGAAATGATGAGACTGTGGCGCTCACAGCTTTTGTGGTCATCGCCCTTCATCATGGGCTGGCTGTCTTCCCGGACAAGAATTCAGAGCAGTTGAAGAGAGTG GAAGACTCCATCTCAAGGGCAAACACCTTCTTGGGGGCAAAAGTAGGTTCTGGGCTCCTGGGGTCCCACGCAGCCGCCATCACGGCCTACGCCCTGTCGCTGACTGAGGCTCCTGAGGACCTGCGGGATGTTGCCCACAACAACCTCATGGCCATGGCCCAGGAGACTGGCG ATAACCTGTACTGGGGCTCAGTCCCCAGTTCTCAGAGCAATGTCCTGTCACCCACCGTGGCTCCTCACAGCCCGGCAGACCCCGTGCCCCAGGCCCCGGCCCTGTGGATTGAAACCACAGCCTACGGCCTTCTACACCTGCTGCTTTGGGAGGGCAAGGGCGAGTTGGCCGACCAGGCTGCATCCtggctcacccgccagggcagcTTCCAAGGCGGATTCCGCAGCACCCAG GACACGGTGATGGCCCTGGATGCCCTGTCTGCATACTGGATCGCGGCCCACACCACCGAGGAGAAGGGGCTCAACGTGACCCTCAGCTCCGTGGGCCACAGTGGACTCACGTCCCATGTGCTGCAGCTGACCAACCACGAAGttcaggggctggaggaggagctgcAG TTTCCCTTGGGCAGCAAGATTAATGTGAAGGTGGGAGGAAACAGCAAAGGAACCTTGAAG GTCCTTCATACCTACAATGTCATGGACGTGAAGAACACGACCTGCCAGGATCTTCAGATTGAAGTGACGGTCGTGGGCCACGTCCAGTACACAA TGGAAGCCAACGAGGACTACGAGGACTATGAGTACGAGGACCTTCCGGCCAGGGATGACCCGGGGGCCCACTCCCAGCTCGTGACGCCCCTGCAGCTGTTTGATGGCCGGAGGAGCCGCCGCAGAAGGGAGGCCCCCAAGGTGGCTGAAGAGCAGGAATCCAGGGTGCAGTACACCGTGTGCATCTG GCGGAATGGCAAGGTGGGGCTGTCGGGCATGGCCATTGCAGACATCACCCTCCTGAGTGGATTCCACGCCCTGCGGGCGGACCTGGAGAAG TTGACCTCCCTCTCTGACCGTTACATGAGTCACTTTGAGACCGAGGGGCCCCACGTCCTGCTGTACTTCGACTCG GTCCCCACATCCCAGGAGTGCGTGGGCTTCGGAGCTGTGCAGGACGTGGCCGTGGGGCTGGTGCAGCCAGCCAGCGCCGTCCTGTATGACTACTACAACCCTG AGCACAAATGTTCTGTGTTTTACGGGGCACCAACTAAGAGCAAACTCTTGTCCACTTTGTGCTCTGGTGACGTCTGCCAGTGTGCTGAAG GCAAGTGCCCTCGACAGCGCCGGGCCCTGGAGAAGGGGCGGCAGGATATGGATGGTTACAGGATGAAGTTCGCCTGCTACTTTCCCCGAGTGGACTACG GCTTCCAGGTTAAGGTTCTCCGAGAAGACAGCAGAGCTGCCTTCCGCCTCTTTGAGACCAGTATCATCCAAGTCCTGCACTTCA CCAAGGATACCAAGGCCACTGCTGGTCAGACCAGAAACTTCCTGGTTCGAGCCTCTTGCCGCCTTCACTTGGAACCTGGGAAAAAATATCTGATCATGGGTCTGGACGGGACCACCCATGACCTCAAGGGAGA CCCCCAGTACCTGCTGGACTCGAACAGCTGGATCGAGGAGATGCCCTCGGAGCGCCTGTGTCAGAGCACCCGCCAGCGGGCAGCCTGTGCCCAGCTCCAAAGCTTCGTCCAGGAGTACGGCATGCAGGGCTGCCAGGTGTGA
- the LOC117313829 gene encoding complement C4-A-like isoform X3: MRLLWGLIWASGFFALSLQKPRLLLFSPSVVHLGVPLSVGVQLQDAPSGQVVSGSVFLRNPSTTRHELCSPKVDFSLSSDKDFILLSLPTSLKGAEDCRLHLLHRAPEVQLVAQSPWLTNRQTDRQGVNLLFSSRRGHLFLQTDQPVYNPGQRVRYRIFALDQKMRPSTDTLTVTVENSRGLRVRKKEVYVPSSIFQDDFVIPDISEPGTWKISARFSDSLDSNSSTQFEVKKYVLPNFEVKIIPEKPYILATPGFLSEIQVVIQARYIYGKPVQGVAYVRFGLLGEDGKKTFLRGLENQTKLVDGQCRISLPKAEFQGVLEKLNININDLPGLHLYVAAAIIESPGGELEEAELTSWRFVSSPFSLDLSKTKRHLVPGAPFLLQALVRDMSGSPASGIPVKVSAKLSSGSTSKNRDFQQNTDESGQVVVPIIVPQTTSEVQLSVSAGSPYSAISKLTVKAPLSRRSGFLSIERLDSRPPKVRDTLNLNLRAVGISGSFSHFYYMIVSRGQIVSVHREPRRDLTSVSVFVDHHLAPSFHVVAFYYHGGVPVANSLRVDVQARGCEGKLELNVDGSKEYRPGDTVKLNLRTDSPALVALGAVDMALYAVGGKSHKPLDMVKVFEAMNSYDLGCGPGGGDSALQTFEAAGLAFSDGDQLTPVRKSLRCPKETKVRKKRNVNFQKEIHEKLGQYASPIAKRCCQDGLTRLPMARTCEQRVARVQQPACRGPFLSCCQFAEGLRKKARARGQVGLARAKELLQEEDLIDEDDIPVRSFFPENWLWKVEAVDHSSQLRQLLPDSLTTWEIHGVSLSKSTGLCVATPAQLRVFREFHMHLRLPVSVRRFEQLELRPVLYNYLDTDMTVSVHVSPVEGLCLAGGGGLAQQVLVPAGSARPIGFSVVPIAAAAVSLKVVARGSLDFPVGDAVSKVLQIEKEGAIQREEIVYELNPLDPRGRTLEIPGISDPNIIPDGDFRSSVRVTASDPLDTLGSEGALSPGGMAALLRLPQGCGEQTMVLLAPTLAASRYLDKTEQWSMLPPEMKDHAVDLIQKGYTRIQEFRKPDGSYGAWLKRDSSTWLTAFVLKILSLAQEQVGGSPEKLQETAEWLLLQQLADGSFHDPHPVIHRDMQGGLVGNDETVALTAFVVIALHHGLAVFPDKNSEQLKRVEDSISRANTFLGAKVGSGLLGSHAAAITAYALSLTEAPEDLRDVAHNNLMAMAQETGDNLYWGSVPSSQSNVLSPTVAPHSPADPVPQAPALWIETTAYGLLHLLLWEGKGELADQAASWLTRQGSFQGGFRSTQDTVMALDALSAYWIAAHTTEEKGLNVTLSSVGHSGLTSHVLQLTNHEVQGLEEELQFPLGSKINVKVGGNSKGTLKVLHTYNVMDVKNTTCQDLQIEVTVVGHVQYTMEANEDYEDYEYEDLPARDDPGAHSQLVTPLQLFDGRRSRRRREAPKVAEEQESRVQYTVCIWRNGKVGLSGMAIADITLLSGFHALRADLEKLTSLSDRYMSHFETEGPHVLLYFDSVPTSQECVGFGAVQDVAVGLVQPASAVLYDYYNPEHKCSVFYGAPTKSKLLSTLCSGDVCQCAEGFQVKVLREDSRAAFRLFETSIIQVLHFTKDTKATAGQTRNFLVRASCRLHLEPGKKYLIMGLDGTTHDLKGDPQYLLDSNSWIEEMPSERLCQSTRQRAACAQLQSFVQEYGMQGCQV; this comes from the exons ATGAGGCTCCTCTGGGGGCTGATCTGGGCATCTGGCTTCTTCGCCTTGTCTCTGCAGAAGCCCAG GTTGctcctgttttctccttctgtgGTTCACCTAGGGGTCCCCCTGTCAGTCGGTGTGCAGCTCCAGGATGCTCCTTCAGGACAGGTAGTGAGTGGATCAGTGTTCCTGAGAAACCCATCCACAACACGTCATGAGCTCTGCTCCCCAAAGGTGGATTTCAGCCTCAGCTCAGACAAAGACTTCATCCTCCTCAGCCTCCCG ACCTCCCTGAAAGGCGCGGAGGACTGTCGCCTCCATCTCCTCCACAGAGCCCCCGAGGTCCAGCTGGTGGCCCAGTCACCGTGGCtaacaaacagacagacagacaggcagggtGTCAACCTGTTATTCTCCTCTCGCCGGGGACACCTCTTTCTGCAGACTGACCAGCCCGTTTATAACCCTGGCCAGCGGG TTCGATACCGAATCTTTGCTCTGGATCAGAAGATGCGCCCGTCCACTGATACCCTCACGGTCACGGTGGAG AACTCTCGTGGCTTGCGTGTGCGGAAGAAGGAGGTGTATGTTCCCTCCTCCATCTTCCAGGATGACTTTGTGATCCCAGACATCTCAGA GCCAGGGACTTGGAAGATCTCAGCCCGATTCTCAGATAGCCTGGATTCCAACAGCAGCACCCAGTTTGAGGTGAAGAAATATG TCCTTCCCAACTTTGAGGTGAAGATCATTCCGGAAAAGCCCTACATCCTGGCAACACCTGGCTTTCTTAGTGAAATCCAAGTAGTCATCCAGGCCAG GTACATCTACGGGAAGCCAGTGCAGGGGGTGGCATATGTGCGCTTTGGGCTCCTGGGTGAGGACGGTAAAAAGACTTTCCTTCGGGGGCTGGAGAATCAGACCAAG CTGGTAGATGGCCAGTGCCGAATTTCCCTCCCAAAGGCTGAGTTTCAGGGTGTGCTGGAGAAacttaatattaatattaacgACCTCCCAGGGCTGCACCTCTATGTTGCAGCAGCGATCATTGAGTCTCCAG GAGGGGAGTTGGAGGAGGCAGAGCTCACATCCTGGCGTTTCGTGTCATCTCCCTTCTCCTTGGATCTAAGCAAAACCAAGCGACACCTTGTGCCTGGGGCCCCCTTCCTGCTGCAG GCCCTGGTCCGTGACATGTCAGGCTCACCAGCCTCTGGCATTCCTGTCAAAGTTTCTGCTAAGTTGTCTTCTGGATCTACTTCTAAAAACCGGGACTTTCAACAGAACACAGACGAGAGCGGCCAAGTCGTTGTTCCCATTATTGTCCCTCAGACCACCTCAGAAGTGCAGCTCTCG GTGTCTGCAGGCTCCCCCTATTCTGCCATAAGCAAGCTCACCGTGAAAGCCCCCCTGTCCAGAAGATCCGGGTTTCTGTCCATTGAGAGGCTGGATTCTCGACCCCCTAAAGTCAGGGACACTCTTAACCTAAACCTGCGAGCCGTGGGCATCAGTGGGAGCTTCTCTCACTTCTACTACATG ATCGTATCCCGGGGCCAGATCGTGTCTGTACATCGAGAGCCCAGGAGGGACCTGACCTCTGTCTCCGTGTTTGTGGACCATCACCTGGCACCCTCCTTCCACGTTGTGGCCTTCTACTATCATGGGGGCGTCCCCGTGGCCAACTCTCTGCGAGTGGACGTCCAGGCTAGGGGCTGTGAGGGCAAG cTGGAGCTGAACGTGGATGGTAGCAAGGAGTATCGTCCTGGGGACACTGTAAAACTCAACCTGCGAACAGATTCTCCAGCCCTGGTGGCCCTGGGAGCCGTGGACATGGCTCTGTATGCTGTGGGCGGCAAGTCCCACAAACCCCTCGACATGGTCAAG GTCTTCGAAGCTATGAACAGCTATGACCTTGGCTGtggtcctgggggtggggacagtgcCCTTCAGACATTCGAGGCAGCTGGTCTGGCCTTTTCTGATGGAGACCAACTGACCCCAGTCAGAAAGA GTCTAAGATGTCCCAAGGAGACAAAGGTTcggaaaaagagaaatgttaacTTCCAAAAGGAGATTCATGAGAAGC tgggccagtacgCTTCCCCCATAGCCAAGCGCTGCTGCCAGGACGGGCTGACGCGACTGCCCATGGCGCGCACCTGTGAGCAGCGGGTGGCCCGTGTGCAGCAGCCGGCCTGCCGGGGGCCCTTCCTGTCCTGCTGCCAGTTTGCTGAGGGCCTGCGCAAGAAGGCCCGGGCGAGGGGCCAGGTGGGCCTTGCTCGAG CCAAGGAGCTCCTGCAGGAGGAGGACCTGATCGATGAGGATGACATCCCTGTGCGCAGCTTCTTCCCTGAGAACTGGCTTTGGAAAGTGGAAGCAGTGGACCACTCCTCCCA ATTGAGACAGCTGCTCCCGGACTCTCTGACCACGTGGGAAATCCATGGCGTGAGCCTGTCCAAAAGCACAG GCTTGTGTGTGGCCACCCCGGCCCAGCTCCGAGTGTTCCGTGAATTCCACATGCACCTCCGCCTGCCCGTCTCCGTCCGCCGCTTTGAGCAGCTCGAGCTGCGGCCTGTCCTCTACAACTACCTGGATACAGATATGACC GTGAGCGTCCACGTGTCCCCAGTGGAGGGGCTGTGCCTGGCTGGGGGCGGAGGGCTTGCCCAGCAGGTGCTGGTCCCTGCGGGCTCTGCCCGGCCCATTGGCTTCTCTGTGGTGCCCATAGCGGCCGCTGCTGTGTCCCTGAAAGTGGTGGCTCGAGGATCCTTGGATTTCCCTGTGGGGGACGCAGTATCTAAGGTCCTACAAATTGAG AAGGAAGGGGCCATTCAGAGGGAGGAGATTGTCTATGAACTCAACCCCCTGG ACCCCCGAGGCCGGACCTTGGAAATTCCTGGCATCTCTGATCCCAATATTATCCCTGATGGAGATTTCAGGAGCTCTGTTAGAGTCACAG CCTCAGATCCATTGGACACTTTGGGCTCTGAGGGGGCCTTGTCACCGGGAGGCATGGCCGCCCTCCTGAGGCTTCCCCAGGGCTGCGGGGAACAAACCATGGTCCTCTTGGCTCCAACACTGGCTGCTTCCCGCTACCTGGACAAGACAGAGCAGTGGAGCATGCTGCCCCCCGAGATGAAGGACCACGCTGTGGATCTGATCCAGAAAG GCTACACGCGGATCCAGGAGTTTCGAAAACCAGATGGTTCCTATGGGGCCTGGTTGAAGCGGGACAGCAGCACCTG GCTCACGGCCTTTGTGCTGAAGATCCTGAGTTTGGCCCAGGAACAGGTGGGCGGCTCACCTGAAAAGCTGCAGGAGACGGCCGAGTGGCTGCTATTGCAGCAGCTGGCTGATGGGTCATTCCACGACCCCCATCCAGTTATTCACAGGGACATGCAG GGGGGCTTAGTGGGAAATGATGAGACTGTGGCGCTCACAGCTTTTGTGGTCATCGCCCTTCATCATGGGCTGGCTGTCTTCCCGGACAAGAATTCAGAGCAGTTGAAGAGAGTG GAAGACTCCATCTCAAGGGCAAACACCTTCTTGGGGGCAAAAGTAGGTTCTGGGCTCCTGGGGTCCCACGCAGCCGCCATCACGGCCTACGCCCTGTCGCTGACTGAGGCTCCTGAGGACCTGCGGGATGTTGCCCACAACAACCTCATGGCCATGGCCCAGGAGACTGGCG ATAACCTGTACTGGGGCTCAGTCCCCAGTTCTCAGAGCAATGTCCTGTCACCCACCGTGGCTCCTCACAGCCCGGCAGACCCCGTGCCCCAGGCCCCGGCCCTGTGGATTGAAACCACAGCCTACGGCCTTCTACACCTGCTGCTTTGGGAGGGCAAGGGCGAGTTGGCCGACCAGGCTGCATCCtggctcacccgccagggcagcTTCCAAGGCGGATTCCGCAGCACCCAG GACACGGTGATGGCCCTGGATGCCCTGTCTGCATACTGGATCGCGGCCCACACCACCGAGGAGAAGGGGCTCAACGTGACCCTCAGCTCCGTGGGCCACAGTGGACTCACGTCCCATGTGCTGCAGCTGACCAACCACGAAGttcaggggctggaggaggagctgcAG TTTCCCTTGGGCAGCAAGATTAATGTGAAGGTGGGAGGAAACAGCAAAGGAACCTTGAAG GTCCTTCATACCTACAATGTCATGGACGTGAAGAACACGACCTGCCAGGATCTTCAGATTGAAGTGACGGTCGTGGGCCACGTCCAGTACACAA TGGAAGCCAACGAGGACTACGAGGACTATGAGTACGAGGACCTTCCGGCCAGGGATGACCCGGGGGCCCACTCCCAGCTCGTGACGCCCCTGCAGCTGTTTGATGGCCGGAGGAGCCGCCGCAGAAGGGAGGCCCCCAAGGTGGCTGAAGAGCAGGAATCCAGGGTGCAGTACACCGTGTGCATCTG GCGGAATGGCAAGGTGGGGCTGTCGGGCATGGCCATTGCAGACATCACCCTCCTGAGTGGATTCCACGCCCTGCGGGCGGACCTGGAGAAG TTGACCTCCCTCTCTGACCGTTACATGAGTCACTTTGAGACCGAGGGGCCCCACGTCCTGCTGTACTTCGACTCG GTCCCCACATCCCAGGAGTGCGTGGGCTTCGGAGCTGTGCAGGACGTGGCCGTGGGGCTGGTGCAGCCAGCCAGCGCCGTCCTGTATGACTACTACAACCCTG AGCACAAATGTTCTGTGTTTTACGGGGCACCAACTAAGAGCAAACTCTTGTCCACTTTGTGCTCTGGTGACGTCTGCCAGTGTGCTGAAG GCTTCCAGGTTAAGGTTCTCCGAGAAGACAGCAGAGCTGCCTTCCGCCTCTTTGAGACCAGTATCATCCAAGTCCTGCACTTCA CCAAGGATACCAAGGCCACTGCTGGTCAGACCAGAAACTTCCTGGTTCGAGCCTCTTGCCGCCTTCACTTGGAACCTGGGAAAAAATATCTGATCATGGGTCTGGACGGGACCACCCATGACCTCAAGGGAGA CCCCCAGTACCTGCTGGACTCGAACAGCTGGATCGAGGAGATGCCCTCGGAGCGCCTGTGTCAGAGCACCCGCCAGCGGGCAGCCTGTGCCCAGCTCCAAAGCTTCGTCCAGGAGTACGGCATGCAGGGCTGCCAGGTGTGA